TGAGGAGTTCCCGTGGGCTgatgtggaggggtggagggtggagggcgtgGTGAGGAGTTCCCGCGGGCTGatgtggagggtggaggggtggagggcgtGGTGAGGAGTTCCCGTGGGCTgatgtggagggtggagggcgtgGTGAGGAGTTCCCGTGGGCTGatgtggagggtggaggggtggagggcgtGGTGAGGAGTTCCCGTGGGCTgatgtggaggggtggagggcgtGGTGAGGAGTTCCCGTGGGCTGATctggtgggtggaggggtggagggcgtGGTGAGGAGTTCCCGTGGGCTGATCTGGTGGGGTGGAGGGCGTGGTGAGGAGTTCCTGTGGGCTGATctggtgggtggaggggtggagggcgtGGTGAGGAGTTCCCGTGGGCTGATctggtgggtggaggggtggagggcgtGGTGAGGAGTTCCCGTGGGCTGATCTGGTGGGGTGGAGGGCGTGGTGAGGAGTTCCCGTGGGCTGATCTGGTGGGGTGGAGGGCGTGGTGAGGAGTTCCCGTGGGCTgatgtggaggggtggagggcgtGGTGAGGAGTTCCCGCGGGCTGATGTGGTGGGTGGAGGGCGTGGTGAGGAGTTCCTGCGGCTGATGTGGTGGGTGGAGGGCGTGGTGAGGAGTTCCTGTGGGCTGATctggtgggtggaggggtggagggcgtGGTGAGGAGTTCCCGCGGGCTGATGTGGTGGGTGGAGGGCGTGGTGAGGAGTTCCTGCGGCTGATGTGGTGGGTGGAGGGCGTGGTGAGGAGTTCCCGTGGGCTGatgtggagggtggaggggtggagggcgtGGTGAGGAGTTCCCGTGGGCTGATctggtgggtggaggggtggagggcgtGGTGAGGAGTTCCCGTGGGCTGatgtggagggtggaggggtggagggcgtGGTGAGGAGTTCCCGTGGGCTGATctggtgggtggaggggtggagggcgtGGTGAGGAGTTCCCGTGGGCTgatgtggaggggtggagggcgtGGTGAGGAGTTCCCGTGGGCTGATCTGGTGGGGTGGAGGGCGTGGTTCTGCAGTTGGGTGAAGTTTTACCGCGTGGAAATCAGTCTCCATGGAAAAGGAAAGCCACTGCCCCGCTCACCTGGCAAGACTCTCTCTCCTTTGGGAATCCGGGGCAAGCCAGCATGGAACCCCCTGCGAAGCCCGAGGGGAGCTCCCGCCCGGCGGCCGCGGCCGAGCGAGCCCCCAGGCTGCACGCTGCGCCGTGGCTCTCGGCTCAGTCGAATGGGGAGCTGAGTGACGGACCCCTTGATGAACTGGCCACAGGTTAACGAGACCGGTGCTGGGTGCCTCCCCTCGCCTCCCCTTCGGAGGGGTACACGGAGTGTGCCTTGGGTTTTCGGAGGCCCGCTGCCCTGCCCGAGAGCCCTGCGGCTGCGAAGGCCGCCCCGCGCCGTTGGTCACTGCCGTGGACACCATCCCCGCCCACGCCCACCTTTGCTCCCAACTCCAGATCCTTGAACCGGCTTCCCCGAGCCCGCGCGCCTGGGGAACACTGGGCGCCATGTCGGCACCCTGATCCCCACACCTCGGCCCAGGTGTTAATAATCGTGACCGGAGACAGCTCTCCCTGCCTTCACGTCCCATCCCAAGCTGTCTTCCGTTACACTCCACATTGTTTTAAGCTTGTCATTAATGAGGGCTAAAGAAACCTGGAAGAAATATTCCCATGCTTGTACGGCAAGCTCATTTCTCGCACTTAAGATGGGCTTGCCTCCCCGTCTTTCATGCGTTCACTTTCCATCTCTCTTCACCGGCTTAAAGGTTGAAAGACAGTGATAATAGACGTATAAATGCATCGGGGGATGAATAAATCGTGTGAGTTGCggaagagaaaatgaaggtgCTCGTGAGAGAGTGAGCACATCCATCAGGGGCTGGGCGGTGTATGCGTCCACGGGACCCCTCGGCCATCAATCGTTCGGGAAGCCTCCTCCAGCTtccagaagggaaaaaagagaagaaaaggcttTGACACCAACAGGCTCTGGAGCCAGCTCGGCCTTCAAAGAGGGGCTCTTCTAGTTcctggaggggagagaagagcgGATGGGTAGCAAATGGCTCCGTTCCGCCGACGCCGATTCCCAGGTTTTGACAAATGTCATCTGGTGCAGCCGGGTCTCACCTGAGCTGAACAATTGACGTTGGTGCACAGCTTGGTCTTCAGGGCACACAGCGCTTCCCTCACTGTGGTCAATCACAGTCCAGTCCTGCTGCTGACTGGAAGAAAGAATCAAGACGAACCACCCTCAGTCTTGTCAATCACCCATCAAACGATTATCGGTCTCTTGCGAGACAATGCATCAGCCGCTACCTGGAAGCGGCGTCTGCGCGGTGAGCAGGCACGTGGCGGTGGTAAAGGACTGTGTGGGGCACAAAGACGGGGCAGGCAGCAGGACCACCTCGGCGTGTTAGGGAagggggcgcgggctgcggggaaTGGGCGCAGGCAGAGCCCGCCCCTGGTGTCCCTGAGCGGAGCTGCTCTTGGGCTCTCGGTGAACGCCGGCGCCTGTGGCCTGTGATCCGCTGCTCTCTGCGTGGCCCGTGATCCGCTGCTCTCTGCGTGGCCCGTGATCCGCTGCTCTCTGCGTGGCCCGTGATCCGCTGCTCTCTGCGTGGCCCGTGATCCGCTGCTCTCTGCGTGGCCCGTGATCCGCTGCTCTCTGCGTGGCCCGTGATCCGCTGCTCTCTGCGTGGCCTGTGATCCGCTGCTCTCTGCGTGGCCCGTGATCTGCTGCTCTCTGCGTGGGCCAGGCGCCAGGGCTCTTGACAGCCCTAGAACATTCCGTGAACTTGGCAAGGACTGATGGTCTGTCTTCCCCAGACggaattccttttccttttgtagattttttttttcctatttggctatttttactttttctgttttatttaaatattacacAAGCTTATAAAAATCGTGATTTTGAAAACTGATAGCACTTGTGCCGTTTCACATCTTTTCCCCACTGCGAATCTGTACCTAAAATAACCGTTGGTCTTTTTAATGGCTGCGTGGTTTTTTAAGTGGGTAGATATATGATAATGTATCTCACTAGATATATTGATAGATATCAAATATGGCTCTTCACTGTGATAAACGCTTCAGCAGTTGACGATCCACCACAAATGTCTTTCCGTTCTTGCTCAGCTCCGTAGAATAAATTCCCCATTATGGAATGGCTGCAAGTACGGGAACATAAATATTGCTAGGCCGCTTACGAAAATGTTGTACCATACTCCTCCCACACTTGGCGAAAACTGGAACCTGTCAATCTCTTTTAGCTTTGCAACTCTTACAGAAAAAGATGGCATGGAAGTTCTTCTTTTAATCATCTATAGGCTTGGATTCTTCCCTCTCGTTCCTTGAGTGCTCTCCCGCCACGTTCTAAGTCAGTTCCTGATCATTACAGCGTCCCCCTGTAGTGTGCAAGGTCATTTTCACACACACGTACAGCCTGGCGGTCACAATGCGCCCGGTTACCGCAGGTGAAGGCTAGCCTCCTTCCAAGCACCCCCCGCCATGAGCACACTGTACGGTGGAGCTGCGATACTTAGCCCTGCCCCTCCTCCGCCTGACCTGCCCCTCCCTGAACATACCTCACTGTTCATCACTTACGCAGTTGCTGCGCCGTtctgtccctcctccctccctccctcacgcTCACCCCACGAAGCCCTGACCCCACGAAAACCACTAAGGCCTCTTTCACCCACCAGCCAGCTGAAGACGGCTGGCCTTGCTTTTAGAGTTATGCCCATTTATTTACCTTAGACAATCAGTGCTAACCAGCAAATGTACTATATTTCATTCATCCTCAAAAAGCGTAATGCAATATTATGCAGCATTAAGAAGTGTTGTGTGAGGCTATATGCCCGGCCATTGACAGGGACAGACCTCCATGCCCCTAACAGATAACACAGGGCCACTTGGATAGCCCCAGTGGGTAAACTGAGATAGAGAGCTTTACATTGAAGCTGTCTTACGCTATTGCCCACTGTGGCTGCATGTAAATAAAAAAGAGGTCGAAAAGAACATTGACATTgtctaaaatactgaaaaatgttTACCTCTGGATATCAGAGCACCTGGACTCTCTTTGCTATGTGTTTACAAGCTCTTGTTCTCATTTTAACAGCtatgttaaacacacacacacacacacacacaatttcccaGATTTCTTGAGTCTTAAGAAAGTatattttcactcaaagttgtaGAAAAAAGCATACCGCACAAATCCAACGTCTTAGCAGGAGAGCTAGGAGGGGGTGCTGGGGGGCTCTCGGAACTCTACACCTTGCACTCTGCTTTCCTGTACTTGTTCTCTGTACTTCCGTTTTTATTACTGTTTTCCTGCAACACTAAAAGTATCCCCCCCATAGCTCCTACTTTTAGAAATGCAGTAAAGAAACATAAAAGGGAAAGCTTTGGTAGACAGACGGAGCGGCGGGGAGAGGCGCTTCCAGCCCTTTCCTTTCCACTCCCTCCGTGGCCCCCACTTCAGCCCCAGACGCGGGGAAGTCACCGCGAGTCACATCGGCAGCGAGCGTGGCACAGGGAAGTCCAAACGCATCCAGTCCACGAAAAAAGAGTCAACCAAATCATGACGTGAGATGACTTGACGGGTGTGGAGTCCGCCGGCCCCGTCCTGGACACCCGGGTGTAGACCACGTTGGCGCGTGGAGAGGCGCGCGAGGGGGCGCCGTCCGTCCTCGCGGCCGGGGTGGAGCACGGCGGGTGCCCGGCTCCTCGCGTCCCTGCCGCGGCGCACGCCCCCCTCCCGTTAGCGCAAGGGGTGCTGCTCGCCGCATGCCAGTGACCCCCGGTTGTGAACGGCACGGATTTTTCCATTGCACGCCTAAGGGTGACGTGTGTCCTCTGTGCTCCGCCGCTCCGTCGCGTAACGTAGTGTGTTAAACACGGGGTGATGTGCTTGCATCTTTAGCTCGTTAAAAGCCTGATGAACTCGCGGCTGTAGAGACCGGCCGTGGAGGTTTAGCATCTCCGAGGGAGCCGCGTCTCCTGTCTAAGTGCACGCACGTTCACTCGGAGCCGAGAGACTCGCAGCTTGCTCTCGGAAGAGGAGAACTGTGCGGTCTTAGGCGCTGCGTCCAAGCGGCTCCTCTTTCGCCTCGTCAGGTCGGATGCTGCGCTTCCCCgtggagggcccccccccccccgtaaccAGGCCTCCCGCTGGAGGACATTCCTCACGGCTTCATGAAAGCCAACAGCACTGTCTTCCttgctcattaaaaaaagaaaaggaaactctgGCATGCGAGGGGCTGTCTTTGTGGTACTTGCCGGAAGAGGAACCCAAAATGAAAACCATTCTATGAAGTAACACTGTTATAGTATAGAATTTTAGTATGGACTCATTTTAAAACacatatatagggctgggaatgcggcttagcggtagggtgcttgcctagcgtgcgtgaagccctgggttcgattcctcagtaccacatacacagaaacagccagaagcggtgctgtggctcaagcagcagagtgctggccttgagcaagagaagctcaggacagtgcccaggccctgagttcaagccccaggactggcaacacacacacacacacacacacatacacacacacacacacacgcacacacacgcacggttTTTCAACTTACTAGTACCATGTTCAGTTAATTATCACATATTTCAAATAAACATCAGAAGTCCTCATTTTAGTTTCAGAATTACACTGATTATTTGAATCTTTTAAAGCTTTTGCCTACAGTTGAATCACAAATCTAACATTTCATAGTTCCGTTTCTTAATGTTAGCACAATAATTGGGTCCTGAAATTAAAGGATTgtcatatattaaaattttgttgTGTTGTAACATTAAtcctgttagaaaaaaaaatgatttctgtcCAACTGAATCAGCAAAAGGTCTTTATCGTCGTCAGTCCTAATTGATTAGGTTCTCATCAAGGTCGGATGTACACTTGGTGGCCAGAGGCAGCCAATTAACCACTTGTCAGCCCGGTGTATTTACATTGACGGAACATAATGCTCGTTATTTGACTGTGAAGCCAGAAGGTCATCGAATCATCCGCGCCCTCTGCCCTGGAAAAGGCCAGCAGTCATCCAGACACCAGAATGCATTCGTAACAAAGATTTAGCCCGCTGCTTATTGACTTGAATCCCTCGTAGAAACAGGCGTTTCACTCCTCTTGGGTAAATAATGTATCGTTTCTTTGTGAAATACTTGAGCTTCGATTGAAATCCTATCGTTAGCGTGTCAGGATTTTTGTTCAGCGAGCAGCTCACACTTGAAACCCCAGACAGCTTTTTAAAGAGCAAGCCTGTGctgtgcccccccgcccccccgtgggGTGGTCtctcctacccccctcccccccgccacggGGTGGTCTCTCCGGGCCCGGAGCGGGGCGGCCTGCTGTAATGGCAGCCGGCGGGGCAGGCGGGAGCCTCACCGAAGACCTGCCAGGGCAGGAGAGGTTGGCGGTTTCCTGCAGGTCTCAGGCAGAATGGAAGTTTACGTTCATTTGTTAGCGAGTCGTGAAAAATGTCTGCCTAGTTTACCAGTACATCTTACGATCATAAAACATGGTGTGGGGTTTACAGGGTGGTGCTGTCACTAGCAGTAATCGTTAGcgttttgcttaatttttttttttctgtgaatccTCTTATACTTGAGTTAACATTATTatttcccctccttttttcttttactatttattcaactatcaccaatGATTCCACGATGTTAGATTTGAGGACAAAAGACTTGTGTTTACCACATCGTTTTTACATAGGGTGTTTCTAGATGGCCCAGGAACCCATGGAATAACCTAATAACCCTCCCTTTATACTGCCCCGTTAAAATGTATCCATCACGGCCCAGAGCCTTGTGTTCGTGGCTGGGGCAATTCATCCTGGCTGCTTGGGGTAACGTGGGTGGGGTAATTGGCTTGGGAGCCGCCAGGGCAGGAAGAGGGCAGGAGCTCCGGAGCCGGGAAGCTGGGCCTCGGGGTGCACGCCTCTTACCTCAGCCATACCAGGTGCCGACGGCAGGTAGGTCCGGGCTCAGGCGCATGCCCAGAAAGGAAGTGAGGCCCAGTCCCGAGAATAACCTGTGAGAAGTAGGCCTGGGAGCTCGCAGCTGGCATCCCAgctacgcgggaggctgagatctgaggatccgagtCCAGagccaggccagcagggaagactgtgagactcttccctccaacgagccaccaaaaagctggaaatggagctgtggcgcaacCGGCGGTGCGCTAGCTTTGAGCGTAAAAGCTCAGCGACGGTGCcctggtcctgggttcaagccccaggaccagcataaaagaaTAGGCCCGGAACTGTGGCTCCGTGGTAttgcaccagcctagcaaggacAAGGCCGGGAGTTCACGCTCCGGTACTGCACAAAATCAGTGAGTGAAAACTCACAACCCTTCAGTTCACCGTGGAACACAGCAGCGGACACAGGGCTTCGCCACGCTTCCCAGATGGCACGCGGAGGCTCAGTGAATGCAGAGCCAGACTCACCTCCATGTGGCTGTCGGTAGGGTGCTCTCACCTCCATGTGGCTGTCagcagggtgctctcacccccatgtggctgtcggtagggtgctctcacccccatgtggctgtcagtagggtgctctcacccccatgtggctgtcagtagggtgctctcacccccatgtggctggctgtcggtagggtgctctcacccccatgtggctggctgtcagcagggtgctctcacccccatgtggctggctgtcagcagggtgctctcacccccatgtggctgtcagtagggtgctcccacccccatgtggctgtcagtagggtgctctcacccccatgtggctgtcggtagggtgctctcacccccatgtggctgtcggtagggtgctctcacccccatgtggctggctgtcggcagggtgctctcacccccatgtggctgtcggtagggtgctctcacccccatgtgtCTGGCTGTCagcagggtgctctcacccccatgtggctgtcagcagggtgctctcacccccatgtggctgtcagtagggtgctctcacccccatgtggctggctgtcggtagggtgctctcacccccatgtggctggctgtcagtagggtgctctcacccccatgtggctgtcagtagggtgctctcacccccatgtggctggctgtcggcagggtgctctcacccccacGTGGCTGTCAGCAGGGTGATCTCACCCCCACGTGGCTGTCAGCAGGGTGCTCTCACCCTCACGTGGCTGTCagcagggtgctctcacccccatgtggctgtcagtagggtgctctcacccccatgtgtctggctgtcagtagggtgctctcacccccacgtggctgtcagtagggtgctctcacccccatgtggctggctgtcagcagggtgctctcacccccatgtggctggctgtcggcagggtgctctcacccccatgtggctgtcagcagggtgctctcacccccatgtggctgtcggcagggtgctctcacccccatgtggctgtcagtagggtgctctcacccccatgtggctggctgtcagtagggtgctctcacccccatgtggctggctgtcagcagggtgctctcacccccatgtggctgtcagtagggtgctctcacccccatgtggctgtcggtagggtgctctcacccccatgtggctggctgtcagtagggtgctctcacccccatgtggctgtcagcagggtgctctcacccccatgtggctgtcagcagggtgctctcacccccatgtggctggctgtcggtagggtgctctcacccccatgtggctggctgtcagtagggtgctctcacc
This genomic stretch from Perognathus longimembris pacificus isolate PPM17 chromosome 23, ASM2315922v1, whole genome shotgun sequence harbors:
- the LOC125340450 gene encoding extensin-like — translated: METDFHAVKLHPTAEPRPPPHQISPRELLTTPSTPPHQPTGTPHHALHPSTHQISPRELLTTPSTPPPSTSAHGNSSPRPPPLHPPDQPTGTPHHALHPSTLHISPRELLTTPSTHHISRRNSSPRPPPTTSARGNSSPRPPPLHPPDQPTGTPHHALHPPHQPQELLTTPSTHHISPRELLTTPSTPPHQPTGTPHHALHPTRSAHGNSSPRPPPHQISPRELLTTPSTPPPTRSAHGNSSPRPPPLHPPDQPTGTPHHALHPTRSAHGNSSPRPPPLHPPDQPTGTPHHALHPSTSAHGNSSPRPPPLHPPHQPTGTPHHALHPPHQPTGTPHHALHPSTLHISPRELLTTPSTLHPSTSAHGNSSPRPPPLHPPHQPTGTPHHALHPSTLHISPRELLTTPSTLHISPRELLTTPSTPPPTRSAHGNSSPRPPPLHPADQPTGTPHHALHPSTPPDQPTGTPHHALHPSTQQISPRELLTTPSTPPPHQISPRELLTKSHTPAPEPAGKPGSAPRTGVVTAEGRGVCPGGRHAMRSRGHAQADTCGDVWFLLAKSNGVGGGLPLAGTVWSSLWSFRVLLLGGPAGRALGPLPSPSPLPACLSQSSRQSARLREAICSSLESTFALPHDAGI